GCTTTGCCTATAAACCAAACCGGATTTCTTTGCAGCGGCTTAAAAATCACCAAGCTGCTGAGGTGGCTACTGGCGTGACTTTAGTAGGGCCGCACCGTGATGATTTTACTTTTATGCACCAGCATGACAGTGAAGAGCCAACAGCTTTAGCTACCTATGGATCTCGAGGTGAACAGCGGATGTCAGTTTTAGCGCTAAAATTAGGGGAACTGACTTTTGTCAAAACTAAAACTCAGGAAGAACCAGTGTTGCTGCTAGATGACATTTTTTCCGAGCTGGATCATCCACATCAAGAAATTGTGTTGCGAATTATTGGCAAGCAGCAAACTATTATGACAACCACCGATCTTAAACTGTTTGGCAAAAAAATGCTGGCCGATTTACAGGTGATACAATTGTAAAATGTGTTAAAGCTAGTTAGAATTTTTCCCTGAAAATTATGGAATACGTTGAGGCTGCTTTTTTACAAAAATTAAAACTACCCAACAAAGACTCTCATAAAGGTCAGAATGGACGACTGACTATTGTTGGCGGTTCAAAACTTTTTCATGGAGCTTCACTATGGGCTTTAGTTGTTGCTTCCCGGATTGTTGATATGGTGTACTACGCCTCGGTAGTTGAAAACCAAAAACTGGTCGAACATCTTGAAAAAAATCTCTATGCTTTTATCAATATTCCTCTAGGTAAAGAAGCCGACTATATTACTGAATCCGATGCGGTATTAATTGGGCCTGGCATGGTACGAGGAGATGCTAATTTTACCGGAACTGGCGAAACTGGTGAAGAAACTAAAAAAACTGTTTTACAACTACTGAAACAATTTCCAGATAAAAAATGGGTGCTTGATGCCGGAGCTTTGCAGGTTATCAACCCTGAAGTATTACAATCTTTAAATCAGGTTATTATTACTCCGCATCATAAAGAGTTTAAAACTTTATTTGAACTTGAAGCCCAAGATGAAACTATTATGCAAATGGCTCAGACTTATAATTGCACTATTTTATTAAAAGGCAAAGTTGACACTATTGTTTCTCCTGGTGGTCGAGTTATTTATAATCAAACCGGTAATGAGGGTATGACTAAAGGAGGCACAGGTGATGTGCTGGCTGGACTGGTAGCAGTACTAGCTTGTACTAATGATTTATTTACAGCGGCAGCTGCCGGAGCCTATATCAATGGTTTAGCTGGAGATAAACTTTACCAGACAGTTGGACCGCTTTTTAATGCGGATGATTTGGCTAAGATTGTACCCGAAATACTATGGCAGGAAATAAAAAAATAGGATATAAATATAAGATAATATGGCTAATCAAGAGTTTCAAAGAAGTAAACAGAGTGAAATTCCTGAACCTTCCCGATGTTTTATCCAAATAATTAATACTCCGGCTGGTTCAGCTCCAGAACATATTAGAGCCTTATGGAATGAAGTAATATTGCCTGCAATAGGGCCTATTAATCAACCATCAAAAAAACTTCACCCATTTGATCCATTAACTGGAGAGCCTATTGAAATTCAAGAGCCTGTCTATCGTGTGGGTTTTGAACAAGCAATGAGATGGGTAGTCAGAGAATTGCCAGAAGAAGAAGCACAAGAATTAGCTGACTGGTTTGTAGAACATGCTTACTTACCTAGTGGAATTGGGATAGATTTATTATTTAATGCCAGTGAAATAAAACATTTAGGCAAAATATCAGTTGAAGCTGATGGTTCAATAATCCTTTCTCCTGCTTGAAAATTTCCGCAAATAATGCAAGAATAAGATTGAGTATAGAGTAAACAGTATGCAGAAAACAGGGTTTACAAAACATAATTTCCCTGCATACTCCATTCTAAATACTGCCTACTAACGTGTTTGAACCAAAATTTAATATCAGCAACAAGTTACTTACCCATATTGGTAGTATTGAAGGCTCAAAGGCTGTCATTGACAGTGCTCCGCTGATTCCGGCTTGGGAAAAAACCTTTCAGCAAGATGCGACTATCCGGACGGTCCACTACGGTACTCATCTAGAAGGTAACGACTTATCGCTGTCCCAAGCCAAAATGATTTTTGAGAATTTGGAAGAAGGAGGCTTTCACAAATCAGCCAAAACCGTGGCTGCTCAAACTGGAGTGACAGCCCGAGATCGTGATATTCAAGAAATTTTAAACTACCGTAAGGTTTTGGAATATATTGATTCTTTAAAAGCAAACACTCAGCGTTTTACTAGGTATCTTGATGAAGAGATCAAACATATTCATAAACTGACCGTTGATAAAATTTTGGAACCAGAAAGAGCTGGGATTTACCGCCAAAGCCGAGTAGTAGTCAAAGATGCCGCTACAGGAGAAGTAACTTTTACGCCACCGAATCCAGTTGAAGTACCTTTTCAAATTGAACATTTTTTAGAATGGCTTAACTCTTTTGTCAGTAAAGATGTTCATCCAGTATTGCGAGCTGGTATTACCCATTATGAACTAGCTCGAATCCATCCGTTTGTCGATGGTAATGGCCGGGTAGCTCGGGCTATGGCTACTCTGGTTTTGCACCGTGAGAACTACGACATCAAAGGCTTTTTCTCTTTGGAAGAACACTATGATCAAAAACCAGGAGAATACTATCAAGCCTTGCAAAGCGTTACCAACAATAATGGTGATTTGACTGAATGGTTGGAGTATTTCTGTTTTGGTTTAGCTCAAGAATTGGAAGCAGTCAGGCAAAAGGTTAAAGAGCTTTCAATGGATGAACGGATGCTTAACCGCTTAGGCCAACAAATTTCTTTATCTGAACGGCAAATCAAACTGGTTGAGTTTATGCGAGAACACGAAGCTCTATTTATGAAAGATGCCATCAAAATTTTTCCTATGGTATCTGAGGATACTATTTTGCGGGAACTTAAGGGTCTTATTGAAAAAGAATTGGTAGAAAAGATCGGCAAGACAAAGGGAGCTTACTATGTGCTTAAACTCAGTTAACTTCAATTATAAACTAATTGCATAGTAACAAATCTTTGCTAACTTGATCTTTCACATTTTTTTCTTCGTTATTATTTATCTCAAGTACTTATTAGTACTATCGACAAATAATGCCTCGAAAAAAGTGTAAAATTTCAGCGTTATTGAAATATTTCTTACTATACAATTAGTTTATTAACAAATTATCCTGCCACCAAAACCTGTGAAATTTAACAACTTTGCGACTTATCTTCAAACCATTGAATCACTTGATTCAAGACTGGCTATGACCGAAGCACTGGCTCAGCTTTTTGCTAAAGCTGAAGCTTCTGAAATTGATCAAATCTGCTATTTGAGCCTAGGTATGCTTAAGCCCAAATTTATGGGTTTAGAGCTAAACTTAGCTGAAAAAATGATGTTGCGAGTTTTAGCCCAAGTGACTAATCAATCAGTTGAGGTAGTGACTAATGAATTTAAAACCCAAGGTGATATCGGTTTAACCATGCAAGCTCTGTTAGAAAAGAGGACTGCTATCCAATCTGATCTAACTGTTAGTCAGGTCTATGATCAGCTATGCCAGATTGCCCAAGAAGAAGGCGAGGGTAGTCAGGAACGTAAGATTGTTGGTATGACTAAGTTGCTTACCGGTATGGACAAGGTTAGTGCTAAATTTTTAGTCAGGATTCCAGTCAAAAAATTACGCTTGGGTTTTTCAGATATGACAATTTTGGATGCCCTGTCTTGGATGCAAACAGGGGATAAATCGCTTCGGTCGCCACTAGAAAGAGCCTACAATATTCGAGCTGATATTGGCCAGATTGCCCAAATTTTCAAGAAATCAGGTTTAGTTGGCGTGGAACAAATGACTCCTCAGACTGGTACGCCAATTGTACCTTGTCGAGCTACTCCTCTTCTTAATCCCCAAGAAATTCTAGACAAGATGGGTGGTGAGGCTGCGATGGAACCAAAATTTGATGGTTTTAGAGTCCAGATCCATATTGATAAAAGCAAACAGTTTAAATCAGAAACCGGAGTTGAACTGGGTTTATTTGAAACAAAGACAGAAAAAAGCTATGTCGAGATTTTTTCGCGCAATATGGAAAATATGACCTATATGTTTCCAGACCTAGTTGAAGCCTCGCAAAACTTACCTGTTGATTCAGCAATTTTAGATGGTGAAGCTCTAGCTTTTAACCCCCAAACTGGTCAAACTCTCGATTTTCAAGAGACAGTCAAACGCAAACGCAAACACAATATTGGCAAAGTTAAAGAAGAGATTCCCCTCAAAGCTTTTATTTTTGACCTACTGTATCTAAATGGTAAATCACTGCTTAGTAATGTTGAGCAAAAAAGGCGTCAGCAATTGGAACAGGTTTTTAGTAAAAACACTTCAAATCAATTGGTTTTGACGGAGCAAAAAATAGTTGATAACCCAGAAGATTTTAAAGCTTTTTTTAATCAAGTAGCTCAGGAAGGTTTGGAAGGGCTGATGGCTAAAAAAATCCAAGCGCCATATAAAGCTGGCGCTCGAGATTTCACCTGGGTCAAATATAAAATTGGCATGCAATCAGAAATGGCTGATACAGTAGATGCTATTGTCATGGGCTATTTCAAGGGTCAGGGCAAGTGGACTAAGTTTGGGATGGGTAAGATTTTAGTTGGTGTGCCCAGTAATGGTCAAATTATATCTTTATCTAAAGTTGGTTCTGGTTTTTCGGAAGATAAGATTGTTGAACTAGTTAAACGGAGTAAGGCGGTGGAAATTACTCATAAACCAACTGACTATGTAGTGGATAAAACTTTGATACCCGATGTCTGGCTTAAACCACAAATTTTAGTCGAAATCAGGGCTGATTCAATTTCCCGATCACCGCTTTATAAAACACAACTATCGCTGCGTTTTCCTCGTTTTATCAAATTTCGGGATGATAAGAGCGTTGATGAAGCCACTAGCTTGAAACAATTGCAAGCTATGGTCAAAGCGTCGGAGTAATAATTTTCCAAGCTCCATCAATTTTCACTAAAATTAGTTTCAAATGCTGCTCACCTTGTTTTTGAGAAACTTGAGTGTAATAAACTTCGTAGCCTTCGGAAACGTTATATGGTTTAAGCCCATCAGATGAAAGCGGAATAGCATTTTGGACACTAAAGTCCTGAATCTGGCCATAGGTATCTTCAAAATTTTTAATAAAGGTAGTTTTTTGCTGATTGGAAAGTTGGCTAATTTGATTGTTTTCATTATTTACCAATAAACTGGCAGCCTCTTGATTTTGATCATTTTTCCAATCTTTAAGCCAATTGTTGGTTGTAGTAAGAGGAGAATCAACCGTACAAGCAGTAAACAGCAATAGCGATAAAAAAATTAGCATAAGTTTTTTCATGCTAAAAGTATAGCAAACAAATTCCTCATTGACAGACACTGGGATTTTTAGATATAAAGTAAGCAATCTGCCTGCCCATAAAAATTACTATGAGTATGTTATTGGTGCAGGTTTTTTTAAAAAATCTCACTCTTGAGAGGAGGTGAAGCAACCCATGAAACAGTGGATGATTGTCGGTGCAATTATTGTGGTTTTAGTTGGAGCCTATCTCTGGAATCGCAGTCGTAATACAGATAACACTCAAGAAACTATCCCCCCAGTAGAAGAAATCATTACCCAGGAAGATGGTAGCGTGGTACGTAAAACCGGAGATACTATTCAACCATTGTCTGATGAAGAAATCGAAGCCAAAAAGAAGGAGATTAATGAACATCTAGCCAATCAACAAATCAAACCGCTAGCTGCAGTAGGAGGTCAAACTGGCAGTGGGACTACTGCCTCAACCTTTAGCGATGGAACATATTATCAGAAAATTATGGTTTCTAATCTTGCTGCTTTACAAAAAGGATACTATTACGAAGCCTGGCTTCAAAAAGATGATGGTACACACGTTTCAATTGGCCGGTTGCAAATGACTGACGGAAATGGTGAGCTCTATTACTCATCTAAGGATGATAAGACTGGCTACTCTCAAACCATTATTACTCGTGAAGTTGAAGATGGTAATAAAGAAATGGGAGCTGAAAAAGTTTTACAAGGTTAACCTCAAGATTCCTAAACCTGTCGACGAGGCTTGATCTTTAAAAAGATCTAGCCTCGTTTTTGTGTTAGACTTAAATAGTTTATTTTTATAAAAAAGCTATGCGCAAAATTAAACATATTGCTATTTTTGGAGGAGCTGAAGCAGCTGATGGATCGATACTCTATCAGGAAGTCTTTAATGTAGCTCAAACCTTAGCCGAACATGATTACACTATTGTTAATGGTGGAGGGCCAGGGGTGATGTTGGCAGCCACTCAAGGGGCGGAATCAGTTGGAGGTAAAACCTTATCAGTTACCTTTGACCCTAAAAATGCTCCAGGCTTTGAAGGACGGTATGTCAAAAACCAAACTGATAAAGAGATCAAAACTCATAACTATATTGAGCGGATGTTTACTTTAATGGAGCAAAGTGATTGCTATGTGATTTTTAATGGAGGAACAGGTACAATTTCCGAGTTTGGGACAGCTTGGTGTTTAGCTCGGCTTTATTATGGCCATCACAAACCGTTTATTTTATATGGTAATTTTTGGCATGATGTGATTGCTGCTTTTTATAAAAATATGATGATGCGAGCTAATGATGATAAGGTTTTTGAGATTACTAATTCCCCAGAAGAGGTCTTAAGAGCTATTAATTTATTTAATAAAGAGCGAGAAGAAGTCAAACTAAAATATCCTAAAAGTAAGGTTGATAAAAAATATACACGGTAGAAATCAGAATTTAAAATTGGGAAAAAATAAATTTGTGTCATCCTGAGTGCAGCGAAGGATCTAGTTAAACAAAAGATTCTTTGTTCTCCGCCAGCTGGCGGATTCACTCAGAATGACACAAAAAACTTATGCTCTATCTTGCTACTGATCATCGAGGACTCAAGCTAAAAAACCAGCTTAAAGCTTGGCTGGCTTCCAAAAAAATTGAATATAAAGATTTAGGGGCTTATGAGCTTGATCCTGATGATGATTATCCTGATTTTGTTACATTACTTACTGCTAAAATTTTAGAAGATCCTCAAAATCGAGGGGTGCTATTTTGTGGGTCTGGAGCCGGAGTATGTATCGCTGCTAATAAAACTAAAGGAATTAGGGCAGCCATTGGTTTTACTCATCAGCAAGTAGCTAGTTTTACGGCTCATGATCATGTCAATGTTTTATGCATTGCTGCTGATCATATTAAAAAATTTAAATGCTTTCAGTTGGTAAAAACGTTTATAAACACTTCTTATTCTGAGGAAGAACGGCATGTGCGGCGGTTGGGGAAAATCGAAGATTTATAGTATTGTCATTCTCAATGTGGCTGTAAGCTAACATCAGAGTCTTTTTAATCAACGGTGTTATTTTACAAAAGCTTATGCGGTTCAAGATTATTTTCTCTCTTGATACAACTCATTCATTCTAAGATAAAACCTAAGTAATTCTTGTTTTCTTTCCTCTTTTTTATCTTTTGTTTTAGCTCTATTTATTATTTGATTATATTCAGTTAAAGTGTATGTTATAAATCTTTGGAGAAAGCCCTCTTTACTTACTTCAGTTTCTTCTGGATTTTCTCTTAATAATTGTGCTAAAAGATGAGATATATCTTCACCCGATGAAGCTAAGCAATAAAAAAACCTTAATTTTTGACCACCTATTGTAAATTGGTCGCAACCACTCATGCCAAAATGAGGGTTCCAAAACATGCTTCCTAGAGTTACAGAGACATCTTGCGTGTCTTGTTGTTCATGGATAGATAAAACATCATCAGCAAACTCTTTTGCCTGAGCAAAGCTTTGTAAAGCTACTAGGTTGTATTCTGGTGAAGTACCTGGCTCAATATAGAAATTTGGTTTATCTGGATGAGACATTTTTTACAATCTGGACAAGAAGATTTGAGATTTGTTAAATTTGGAGGAATTATCTTCTTCTTCTTCTTTGTCAAGAATGATAAGATGAAATATAGAATTATTTATAATTTATCTGCCTTGTCATTTGGGTTGTAAGCAGAGAAAGATCCTTCGCTTACGCTCAGGATGACACTACATATATGAAAAGAGTTGGTATAAATGGTTTTGGCCGCATTGGCCGTTTAGCTCTTCGAGTCATTATGGAAAAATATAGTGACCAAATCGAAGTACCTATTATCAATACTTCCGGCAAAATGGATGCTAAAGGCTGGGCTCATATTTTTGAATTTGATACTATGTATCGCCGGTTTCATGGCAGCGTTGAGGTAGAGGGTGAAGATACGATGATTATTAATGGCCATCGGATTCATATTCATGGCGATAAAGAACCAGCCAATATTCC
Above is a window of Candidatus Beckwithbacteria bacterium DNA encoding:
- a CDS encoding ATP-dependent DNA ligase encodes the protein MKFNNFATYLQTIESLDSRLAMTEALAQLFAKAEASEIDQICYLSLGMLKPKFMGLELNLAEKMMLRVLAQVTNQSVEVVTNEFKTQGDIGLTMQALLEKRTAIQSDLTVSQVYDQLCQIAQEEGEGSQERKIVGMTKLLTGMDKVSAKFLVRIPVKKLRLGFSDMTILDALSWMQTGDKSLRSPLERAYNIRADIGQIAQIFKKSGLVGVEQMTPQTGTPIVPCRATPLLNPQEILDKMGGEAAMEPKFDGFRVQIHIDKSKQFKSETGVELGLFETKTEKSYVEIFSRNMENMTYMFPDLVEASQNLPVDSAILDGEALAFNPQTGQTLDFQETVKRKRKHNIGKVKEEIPLKAFIFDLLYLNGKSLLSNVEQKRRQQLEQVFSKNTSNQLVLTEQKIVDNPEDFKAFFNQVAQEGLEGLMAKKIQAPYKAGARDFTWVKYKIGMQSEMADTVDAIVMGYFKGQGKWTKFGMGKILVGVPSNGQIISLSKVGSGFSEDKIVELVKRSKAVEITHKPTDYVVDKTLIPDVWLKPQILVEIRADSISRSPLYKTQLSLRFPRFIKFRDDKSVDEATSLKQLQAMVKASE
- a CDS encoding NAD(P)H-hydrate dehydratase; the encoded protein is MEYVEAAFLQKLKLPNKDSHKGQNGRLTIVGGSKLFHGASLWALVVASRIVDMVYYASVVENQKLVEHLEKNLYAFINIPLGKEADYITESDAVLIGPGMVRGDANFTGTGETGEETKKTVLQLLKQFPDKKWVLDAGALQVINPEVLQSLNQVIITPHHKEFKTLFELEAQDETIMQMAQTYNCTILLKGKVDTIVSPGGRVIYNQTGNEGMTKGGTGDVLAGLVAVLACTNDLFTAAAAGAYINGLAGDKLYQTVGPLFNADDLAKIVPEILWQEIKK
- a CDS encoding Fic family protein, translated to MFEPKFNISNKLLTHIGSIEGSKAVIDSAPLIPAWEKTFQQDATIRTVHYGTHLEGNDLSLSQAKMIFENLEEGGFHKSAKTVAAQTGVTARDRDIQEILNYRKVLEYIDSLKANTQRFTRYLDEEIKHIHKLTVDKILEPERAGIYRQSRVVVKDAATGEVTFTPPNPVEVPFQIEHFLEWLNSFVSKDVHPVLRAGITHYELARIHPFVDGNGRVARAMATLVLHRENYDIKGFFSLEEHYDQKPGEYYQALQSVTNNNGDLTEWLEYFCFGLAQELEAVRQKVKELSMDERMLNRLGQQISLSERQIKLVEFMREHEALFMKDAIKIFPMVSEDTILRELKGLIEKELVEKIGKTKGAYYVLKLS
- a CDS encoding anti-sigma factor gives rise to the protein MKQWMIVGAIIVVLVGAYLWNRSRNTDNTQETIPPVEEIITQEDGSVVRKTGDTIQPLSDEEIEAKKKEINEHLANQQIKPLAAVGGQTGSGTTASTFSDGTYYQKIMVSNLAALQKGYYYEAWLQKDDGTHVSIGRLQMTDGNGELYYSSKDDKTGYSQTIITREVEDGNKEMGAEKVLQG
- a CDS encoding RpiB/LacA/LacB family sugar-phosphate isomerase, whose protein sequence is MLYLATDHRGLKLKNQLKAWLASKKIEYKDLGAYELDPDDDYPDFVTLLTAKILEDPQNRGVLFCGSGAGVCIAANKTKGIRAAIGFTHQQVASFTAHDHVNVLCIAADHIKKFKCFQLVKTFINTSYSEEERHVRRLGKIEDL